Proteins encoded in a region of the Flavobacteriales bacterium genome:
- a CDS encoding amino acid permease, with amino-acid sequence MSQQKYTRSVAISMVVANMIGTGVFTSIGFQVGGLPSAFVILFLWFIGGIIALAGALSYAEVSTRIPGSGGEYNYLSHIYHPSLGFVSGWMSLIAGFSAPICVVAIAIGKYFSPVIGVEDIRIIAVTFIVLVSAIQLFGVRIGGEIQKYLTIYKILLIALFCLAPFLVSDFVGTNYSFTPQKGDWDLIMSPAFAISLAYIMYAYSGWNASTYIAGLLENPSKNLPVSLLFGTIIVTVLYVALNGMFLTVGTFEEIGVKPPNFDEVDVGNIVANKLFGSGIGTVFSALITFALVSSLSAMVIAGPRVYEQIGKDYPVFNLLTRSNKLGSPYIAIILQAAIAITMVLTSSFHFVINYIAVSLSVFSSLTVLGAIILRWRKTNVEGKFNSPLFPLAPIVFLLANGWFLYYMVSKELEEKDFGIIWFSLSTMLIGFIIYGIVHWKKSAQS; translated from the coding sequence ATGTCGCAACAAAAATATACCAGGTCAGTAGCCATTTCGATGGTGGTAGCCAATATGATTGGAACGGGTGTTTTTACATCCATCGGATTTCAGGTGGGGGGATTACCTTCTGCTTTTGTAATTCTTTTCCTGTGGTTTATAGGAGGGATTATTGCATTAGCAGGTGCATTGTCCTATGCCGAAGTTTCCACCCGAATTCCGGGCAGTGGAGGTGAATACAATTATTTATCGCACATCTATCACCCTTCACTGGGATTTGTATCTGGTTGGATGTCGCTCATTGCGGGTTTTTCTGCGCCTATTTGTGTGGTTGCTATAGCCATCGGAAAATATTTTTCTCCTGTAATCGGAGTAGAGGATATTCGGATTATTGCTGTCACCTTTATTGTATTGGTTTCTGCCATTCAATTATTCGGTGTTCGCATTGGTGGTGAGATTCAGAAATATTTAACGATCTATAAAATATTGCTGATCGCTTTATTTTGTCTTGCACCTTTTCTGGTGAGTGATTTTGTGGGAACCAATTATTCCTTTACACCGCAAAAAGGAGATTGGGATTTAATTATGAGTCCCGCCTTTGCCATTTCTCTTGCTTATATCATGTATGCTTATTCCGGATGGAATGCCTCTACCTATATTGCAGGGTTGCTGGAAAATCCATCTAAAAATCTACCGGTGTCTTTGTTATTTGGTACAATCATCGTAACGGTTTTATATGTGGCACTGAACGGTATGTTTTTAACGGTGGGAACCTTCGAGGAAATTGGTGTTAAACCTCCGAATTTCGATGAAGTGGATGTGGGAAATATTGTAGCCAATAAATTATTTGGTTCGGGAATTGGAACCGTTTTTTCTGCATTAATCACCTTTGCCCTTGTCTCATCATTAAGTGCAATGGTTATTGCAGGTCCGCGTGTCTATGAACAAATCGGAAAAGATTATCCTGTGTTTAATTTACTTACCCGATCCAACAAATTGGGTTCTCCTTACATCGCCATTATTTTACAGGCAGCTATTGCGATTACGATGGTGCTGACCTCCTCTTTCCATTTTGTAATCAATTACATCGCGGTGAGTCTTTCCGTGTTTAGTTCGCTTACGGTATTGGGCGCAATCATCTTACGTTGGAGAAAAACCAATGTGGAAGGAAAATTCAATTCACCCTTATTCCCTTTGGCGCCTATCGTTTTTTTATTGGCTAACGGATGGTTTTTGTATTACATGGTTAGCAAGGAGCTGGAAGAAAAAGATTTTGGAATTATTTGGTTTTCCCTTAGCACCATGCTGATTGGATTTATTATTTACGGCATTGTTCACTGGAAAAAATCGGCTCAGTCATGA
- the dnaA gene encoding chromosomal replication initiator protein DnaA codes for MKKNHETVWKSCLEIIRDNVSLQSFKTWFEPIKPLKLENNVLTIQVPSQFFYEWLEEHYITLLKKTIKKELGAEGRLEYSIVMENNYGSTSPYTVKIPTTNTKALKNPPLSMPLDISSNPIKNPFIIPGLRKVNVDSNLNPNYSFENFVEGDCNRLARSAGYAVANKPGGTAFNPLLIYGGVGLGKTHLAHAIGISIKNQFPNKTVLYVSSEKFTHQFIDAVKNNTTNDFIHFYQMMDVLIIDDVQFFAGKERTQDVFFHIFNHLHQSGKQLVLTSDKPPVEMQGMEQRLLSRFKWGLSADLQAPSLETRIAILEKKMYADGIELPREVVEYLAYSITTNIRELEGALISLIAQSSLNKKAITLDLAKQMIDKFVKNTAREVSIDYIQKVVCDYFDLPIELLKSKTRKREVVQARQIAMFFAKKMTKSSLANIGMHCGGKDHATVLHACRTVNNLVETDKQFRGYIEELEKKLSIQ; via the coding sequence ATGAAGAAAAATCACGAGACTGTCTGGAAGAGTTGTCTGGAAATTATCCGCGACAATGTGAGCCTGCAAAGTTTCAAAACGTGGTTTGAGCCTATCAAACCTTTGAAACTTGAAAACAATGTGCTTACCATCCAGGTTCCCTCTCAATTTTTCTACGAGTGGTTAGAGGAGCATTATATTACGCTACTCAAAAAAACGATCAAAAAGGAACTTGGTGCTGAAGGACGCCTGGAGTATTCCATTGTTATGGAAAATAACTATGGATCCACATCGCCCTACACCGTTAAGATCCCTACGACGAACACCAAAGCATTGAAGAATCCGCCACTTTCGATGCCGTTGGACATCAGCTCCAACCCTATCAAGAATCCGTTTATTATACCGGGTTTGAGGAAGGTTAATGTGGATTCTAATCTTAACCCCAACTACTCGTTTGAAAATTTTGTTGAAGGAGACTGTAATCGTCTGGCACGTTCTGCCGGATATGCTGTTGCCAACAAACCGGGAGGAACTGCATTTAATCCATTACTCATTTACGGAGGAGTTGGATTAGGGAAAACTCACCTCGCACATGCGATTGGTATTTCCATTAAGAATCAGTTCCCCAATAAAACGGTATTGTATGTTTCTTCCGAGAAATTTACGCACCAGTTTATTGATGCCGTGAAAAACAACACCACCAACGATTTCATTCATTTCTATCAGATGATGGATGTATTGATCATTGATGATGTACAGTTTTTCGCAGGTAAAGAACGTACACAGGATGTGTTCTTCCACATCTTTAATCACCTTCACCAAAGTGGAAAACAATTGGTGCTTACTTCTGATAAACCACCGGTAGAAATGCAGGGAATGGAGCAACGTCTTCTTTCTCGTTTCAAATGGGGATTATCAGCGGATCTTCAGGCTCCAAGTCTCGAAACGCGTATCGCTATTCTGGAAAAGAAAATGTATGCCGACGGTATCGAGCTTCCGCGTGAAGTAGTGGAATACCTGGCCTACTCCATCACCACCAATATCCGCGAACTCGAAGGCGCTTTGATTTCATTGATTGCTCAGTCTTCATTGAACAAAAAAGCCATCACGCTGGATCTTGCCAAGCAAATGATCGACAAATTCGTGAAGAATACCGCTCGCGAAGTATCGATCGATTATATCCAAAAAGTGGTGTGCGATTATTTCGATCTTCCAATCGAATTATTGAAATCGAAAACACGTAAACGCGAAGTGGTGCAGGCTCGTCAGATTGCCATGTTCTTTGCTAAGAAAATGACTAAATCTTCATTGGCAAACATCGGTATGCACTGTGGCGGTAAAGATCATGCTACCGTACTTCATGCCTGCCGCACCGTGAATAATCTGGTGGAAACCGATAAACAATTCCGTGGTTACATCGAAGAGCTCGAGAAAAAACTCAGCATTCAGTAA
- a CDS encoding metallophosphatase: MTESYFSDSRRSFIKKAGMGLAGMLLLPEMAFSAAPSPKRKITILHTNDMHSHIDPFPADDPQYAGLGGMSRRAALIDKIRSEEELVLLLDSGDIFQGTPYFNFFGGEPEFKLMSAMKYDAATMGNHDFDNGLEGFLKMLPHATFPFVCSNYDFSETILKGKTLSHTIITRGGIKIGIFGLGVELDGLVAKKNYGKTKYLDPIAVAQQKSAELRNQHHCDMVICLSHLGYSYKTEKISDLKLAAMSKGIDLILGGHTHTFLEKVTLVKNADGNQVIVNQAGWGGIRLGRIDIEFEKSPKNLGLVGDFAYISSTNKDVC, encoded by the coding sequence ATGACAGAATCTTATTTTTCCGATAGCAGAAGATCCTTCATAAAAAAAGCGGGAATGGGATTAGCAGGTATGTTGCTGCTTCCCGAAATGGCTTTTTCTGCTGCTCCATCACCAAAAAGAAAAATCACTATTCTTCATACCAACGATATGCACAGCCATATCGATCCATTTCCTGCCGACGATCCGCAATATGCAGGATTAGGGGGAATGTCGCGCCGCGCTGCATTGATTGATAAAATCCGCAGTGAAGAAGAACTGGTATTGTTATTGGATAGCGGCGATATTTTTCAGGGCACACCTTATTTTAATTTTTTCGGAGGTGAGCCGGAGTTCAAATTAATGAGCGCCATGAAATACGATGCCGCTACGATGGGGAATCATGATTTTGATAATGGACTTGAAGGATTTCTGAAAATGCTTCCGCATGCTACTTTTCCATTTGTTTGTTCGAATTACGATTTTTCTGAAACTATTTTGAAAGGCAAGACGCTCTCTCATACCATCATCACCCGAGGTGGAATAAAAATCGGAATCTTTGGCCTTGGTGTTGAGTTAGATGGATTAGTTGCAAAAAAAAATTATGGAAAAACGAAGTATCTCGACCCTATTGCTGTAGCACAGCAAAAATCTGCTGAGCTGCGTAACCAACACCACTGCGATATGGTCATTTGTTTATCCCATTTAGGCTACTCATACAAAACAGAAAAAATATCTGATTTGAAATTGGCGGCAATGAGTAAAGGTATTGATCTGATTTTAGGGGGACATACCCACACATTCCTCGAAAAAGTGACTTTGGTTAAAAATGCTGATGGAAATCAGGTGATCGTAAATCAGGCCGGATGGGGTGGAATTCGATTAGGAAGAATTGATATAGAATTTGAAAAATCCCCGAAAAACCTAGGTCTTGTGGGAGATTTTGCGTATATTTCAAGTACTAACAAAGATGTTTGCTAA
- a CDS encoding phosphatidylserine decarboxylase family protein, translated as MTLHREGYLIMLIAFFITGGIASGVYFMPESLLWLKIFLWVGLFILFYLIVQFFRVPKRIITQGEDLAVCPADGKVVVIEEVMETEFFNEKRIQVSIFMSPMNVHVNWFPIGGTVCYSKYHAGKYLVAWHPKSSTENERTTVVVEDHKGRKVLFRQIAGAMARRIVNYAKEGNKAEQAREFGFIKFGSRVDIFLPLDAEILVQLNQKTTGSVTPLAKLK; from the coding sequence ATGACGCTGCACCGCGAAGGATACCTGATTATGCTGATTGCATTTTTTATTACCGGAGGAATTGCCTCAGGTGTTTATTTTATGCCTGAAAGCCTGCTCTGGCTGAAGATTTTCCTTTGGGTGGGACTTTTCATCCTTTTTTACCTGATCGTTCAATTTTTCCGCGTTCCAAAGCGAATTATCACCCAGGGTGAAGATTTAGCTGTTTGTCCCGCCGACGGCAAAGTGGTGGTGATTGAAGAAGTGATGGAAACGGAGTTCTTTAATGAGAAGCGCATTCAGGTGAGTATTTTTATGAGTCCAATGAATGTCCACGTCAACTGGTTTCCCATTGGCGGAACGGTTTGTTATTCGAAATACCACGCAGGAAAATACCTGGTGGCCTGGCATCCGAAATCGTCGACAGAAAACGAGCGCACAACGGTTGTGGTAGAAGATCACAAAGGAAGAAAAGTATTATTTCGTCAGATCGCCGGAGCGATGGCGCGTCGCATTGTGAATTATGCCAAAGAAGGAAATAAAGCAGAACAGGCCAGGGAATTCGGATTTATAAAATTCGGATCGCGGGTGGATATTTTTCTTCCGCTGGATGCAGAAATTTTAGTTCAGCTCAATCAGAAAACCACCGGATCGGTTACTCCATTGGCAAAACTGAAATAA
- a CDS encoding shikimate dehydrogenase: MKTYGLIGFPLTHSFSKSYFEKKFESMGLKDHQYQNFPIANIAEIEELVAGRNDLLGLNVTIPYKESVIPFLDELEPEAEKIGAVNTIRILHKGEKVFTTGYNTDVYGFAMSLKPFLLNTHHRALILGTGGASKAVAYVLKKIGISYVFVSRSEGKGKITWKELNADVIKAHPLIINTTPVGTFPNVNDCPPLPTEGIGQQHLIFDLIYNPEETLLLKKARENGAVVLNGLTMLKLQAEKSWEIWNL; this comes from the coding sequence ATGAAAACCTACGGACTGATTGGTTTCCCCCTTACCCATTCCTTTTCGAAAAGCTATTTCGAAAAAAAATTCGAATCCATGGGTCTAAAAGACCATCAGTACCAAAATTTCCCCATTGCCAACATTGCAGAAATTGAAGAATTGGTTGCCGGGAGAAATGATTTATTAGGACTCAACGTCACCATCCCCTACAAGGAAAGTGTAATTCCTTTTTTAGATGAGCTCGAACCGGAAGCAGAAAAAATTGGCGCTGTAAATACCATTCGCATCCTTCACAAAGGTGAAAAGGTTTTTACCACCGGTTACAATACAGATGTTTATGGTTTTGCCATGTCGCTGAAACCTTTTTTACTGAACACGCATCATCGTGCATTGATTTTAGGCACAGGTGGCGCATCAAAGGCTGTTGCGTATGTATTAAAAAAAATCGGAATCAGTTATGTGTTTGTATCACGCAGTGAAGGCAAAGGAAAAATTACCTGGAAGGAATTAAATGCTGATGTAATAAAAGCGCATCCATTAATTATAAATACCACCCCGGTAGGAACTTTCCCGAATGTGAATGATTGTCCCCCTCTACCCACAGAAGGTATTGGTCAGCAGCATTTAATTTTCGATTTAATTTACAATCCGGAAGAAACCTTATTATTAAAAAAGGCCAGGGAAAACGGGGCTGTTGTTTTAAACGGTTTAACCATGTTAAAACTGCAGGCCGAAAAAAGTTGGGAAATCTGGAATCTTTAA
- a CDS encoding 5'-nucleotidase C-terminal domain-containing protein: MRSALAILFFAFRIFSFSSCSSYHPSGVKDHTSTISGGPQQASADSLIYPYRNQLSASMQEVIGVSIHEMKTERPQGRLGNFVADLVYASFSKLVVGRHDSTEFIKPHLALLNTRGLRAAIPQGDITVERIFSVMPFENEVVLVKLKLADVIKMAEYLVQVGGHPISFNGSLVAVDGKLQSMFINDKSIHALAEVWIITSDYLAEGGDGMNFFSAAEEMIYTGQKLRDVIIQYIRSETSQGKKIQAETDDRILFFR; encoded by the coding sequence ATGCGATCAGCTCTTGCTATTTTATTTTTTGCATTCAGAATTTTTAGTTTTTCCTCTTGCTCCTCTTATCACCCGAGTGGAGTAAAGGATCATACGTCCACCATTTCCGGAGGTCCTCAACAAGCCTCTGCAGATTCTCTTATTTACCCCTACCGTAATCAATTATCGGCAAGTATGCAGGAGGTGATTGGTGTTTCCATTCATGAAATGAAAACGGAACGTCCGCAAGGCCGGCTTGGAAATTTTGTTGCAGATTTAGTTTATGCCTCTTTTTCAAAACTAGTAGTTGGTCGACACGATTCCACCGAATTTATTAAACCACATCTGGCCTTATTGAATACACGCGGATTACGCGCTGCCATTCCTCAAGGTGATATTACGGTAGAACGAATTTTTTCGGTGATGCCCTTTGAAAATGAAGTAGTGTTGGTGAAGTTAAAACTTGCTGATGTAATTAAAATGGCAGAGTACCTGGTACAAGTGGGTGGTCACCCCATCTCATTCAACGGAAGTCTGGTTGCCGTAGATGGAAAACTGCAATCGATGTTTATCAACGATAAAAGTATTCACGCTCTTGCTGAAGTGTGGATCATTACCAGTGATTATTTGGCAGAAGGCGGGGATGGAATGAATTTTTTCAGTGCTGCCGAAGAAATGATTTATACGGGACAAAAACTCAGAGATGTGATCATCCAATATATTCGGAGTGAAACGTCTCAGGGTAAAAAAATACAAGCAGAAACCGATGACAGAATCTTATTTTTCCGATAG